A genomic window from Plectropomus leopardus isolate mb unplaced genomic scaffold, YSFRI_Pleo_2.0 unplaced_scaffold13460, whole genome shotgun sequence includes:
- the LOC121963965 gene encoding suppressor protein SRP40-like codes for MSSPSTSSTLSPGRAKMSVSGPGSSKSVLAPAPSSSSSSSSSSSSSSSSSSSSSSSATASSSPSVSPGPPKIHRARKTMNRPPIGQMSHVERPVAPVTPSGSSDSETAAKKRKLGHLSDGSPVKSENVPENAQTVEKTLFHKKVEPVTKTAPEKSNNSVEKSEEEVTEKSQISSPSTRESEKLEDGGAETRQQTKDTEGSVNMSDHSSESESQKAVQSKNESEESSWPQSDQEKERNTADVVEIAGAGRSTEYTEVPLGALDIAAADSLTLSPHH; via the exons ATGTCCTCACCTTCCACGTCTTCAACGTTGTCCCCTGGCCGAGCAAAGATGAGCGTTTCCGGACCCGGCAGTAGTAAATCCGTCCTGGCACctgctccttcctcctcctcctcttcctcctcttcttcttcctcttcctcctcttcttcctcttcttcttcgtcCTCTGCTACAGCTTCTTCGTCTCCTTCTGTCTCCCCCGGCCCCCCCAAGATCCATCGAGCCCGCAAGACCATGAACAGGCCTCCAATAGGGCAG aTGAGCCATGTTGAGCGACCAGTTGCGCCTGTGACACCTTCAGGATCCTCTGACTCTGAAACCG ctgcaaaaaagagaaaactgggTCACTTATCTGACGGCTCACCTGTGAAGTCCGAGAACGTTCCAGAAAATGCTCAAACTGTG GAAAAAACATTATTCCATAAGAAGGTGGAACCTGTCACAAAGACGGCTCCAGAGAAGAGCAACAACAGCGTGGAGAAGTCTGAGGAGGAGGTAACAGAGAAGAGTCAGATTTCCAGTCCGTCCACGCGAGAGTCAGAAAAG TTGGAAGATGGTGGTGCAGAAACAAGGCAGCAAACTAAAGATACGGAGGGGTCAGTGAACATGTCAGATCAT AGTTCAGAGTCTGAATCACAGAAAGCTGTTCAGAGCAAAAACGAGAGCGAGGAGTCTTCGTGGCCGCAGTCAGACCAGGAAAAAGAGAGGAACACGGCTGATGTGGTGGAGATAGCAGGAG CAGGACGGTCGACCGAG